The Litchfieldia alkalitelluris genome has a window encoding:
- a CDS encoding SdpI family protein translates to MLNISMAIYNIASGLLFVGISIPLYKERIKMNYLYGVRFSQSFKSDENWYKINKYGAKRMMIWSIPLFIIGVIILFLPPLNEFWMILSLLSPCIVVIPAIESYLFSKKI, encoded by the coding sequence TTGTTAAACATTAGTATGGCGATTTATAATATAGCTTCTGGTCTATTATTTGTTGGAATAAGCATTCCGTTATACAAAGAACGAATTAAGATGAATTACTTATACGGTGTAAGATTTAGTCAATCATTTAAATCAGATGAAAATTGGTACAAAATCAATAAGTACGGTGCAAAAAGAATGATGATTTGGTCCATACCCTTGTTTATTATTGGAGTGATTATTTTATTTCTACCGCCATTAAATGAGTTTTGGATGATTCTTTCTCTCCTTTCCCCATGTATCGTAGTCATTCCTGCGATTGAAAGTTACCTATTCTCAAAGAAGATATAG
- a CDS encoding AraC family transcriptional regulator, protein MKELFYENKEETFTVSHRKSLSHHMPTNHFHSTFEIYYLMSGKREFFIKDRTFVINEGDIVIISPNILHRTTNTELPKHERLIVNIHESCISTVINSSTDILQPLLEKEYAIITSSLQERLSIDTISHQILEEMNDEKSGFEVYAQTLVIQLLLICNRHLKQNSSEVIESQSQMHQRVSEIVQYLNTYYMHELSLSVVADKFYISPYYLSRFFKEATGFTFVEYLNSVRIKEAKKLLESSSMKVQLISRKVGFGSVTHFGRVFKSVTGKVPLYYRKKTKRL, encoded by the coding sequence TTGAAGGAACTATTTTATGAAAACAAAGAGGAAACTTTCACAGTGTCACACCGCAAATCACTAAGTCACCATATGCCCACAAATCATTTTCACAGTACCTTTGAAATTTATTATTTAATGTCTGGAAAGCGCGAGTTCTTTATTAAAGATAGAACATTTGTGATTAATGAAGGCGATATTGTCATCATCTCACCTAACATCCTGCATCGGACAACGAACACAGAACTGCCAAAACATGAGCGATTAATTGTGAATATTCATGAAAGCTGTATATCAACAGTGATAAACTCATCAACCGATATTCTTCAGCCCTTGTTAGAAAAAGAGTACGCGATCATTACATCTTCTCTTCAAGAAAGGCTCTCAATCGATACTATTTCCCACCAAATCCTAGAAGAAATGAATGATGAAAAATCAGGCTTTGAAGTGTACGCACAAACCTTGGTCATACAGCTGCTACTTATATGTAATCGCCATCTTAAACAAAATAGCTCTGAAGTAATAGAGTCGCAAAGCCAAATGCATCAAAGAGTTTCAGAAATTGTCCAATACTTAAACACCTATTATATGCATGAACTCTCACTTTCAGTTGTCGCAGATAAATTTTACATCAGTCCCTATTATTTAAGTCGTTTTTTTAAAGAAGCTACAGGCTTTACATTCGTCGAATATCTAAACAGCGTAAGAATTAAGGAAGCGAAAAAGCTACTGGAGAGCTCTTCAATGAAGGTGCAATTGATTTCAAGAAAAGTAGGCTTCGGAAGTGTGACGCATTTTGGGAGGGTGTTCAAGTCGGTTACTGGCAAAGTTCCCTTATATTATCGAAAAAAAACAAAAAGATTGTAA
- a CDS encoding metallophosphoesterase — MKKIISVILCLLVLLNPFIHTANATSETNDVTTEEEDIPVIFTEVYPNDKSNSHIAGAGNNDLFEFVEIFNTTDDDINFNSLYKVRYDYLTNSKDLAVTAVDDKTNIKAIIPRNSSAVLWIERTSTKITGTAAKVTEEDFREYHQIRAEVPVFKLRGQDGLANTNRGFYITQKENKDNIISHVHWTSEEVGDGLSYHTKIPHSGTTMDSFENKGEPTPGVVKGEQLEFSSNTEPIIIHSPVNSIQTGTDLTINFIVDDADHNSLEVNLYYRMNPYSEFREVTIEPKQSSEYSYTIPADSIPSDVIHYYIEASDGITQVKSDTFEIGVVDHEKGNTAPPILITEMTPNPAGDFRKGAGNQYEFVEIYNNSDEVLNLKGYTLFYLYPNNSAAPKKWTISEETAIEPYKTGIIWFAKEAVRDGFTKVEDFNIHYNSSVSNNHIVSYDNKNSVDFNLPNTTKRGFAISSSDSLDDMIVEAWYDASGIDSQDRMLDDVKNSAVLFRFPESGKSMERTATRPYSTPGSIDKGQVPEVTGQDLVAPLIDHSQPFYQMQSGTNKKITITSNEKLTKATLVFGRGENPLTDFINHVDMTLKEHAEGRYIYEANLKITDVGVYRYMVHTEDASGNITKVPYNSRGNQITVIEEALEIEIPNVGLSLTDGDMISGKVKLYAYGEKASDDMMITLNGKELETKQALPGKVQFGFQGRGIDYIYQVSASAKTPAAKREYFTRILPSYVDGAWYTYDMSPDYFISDSIVSIHSGGENVAYDLDVHDEQFNKTNFDDFEVINIHLVLPDGTTIKPETVRNYLGNLQQIVVPYHENVFHILGDGGAPAHTNFTRPMKREFYFNIPDEKFTAAYSEIDTTEWADGKYQLKLDWNSAQADVAEITIDNTKPVIKGIAYHNGKLINEGMQLKGNLAFTLEAEDNLTGISKIEATLNGESISFPYKTSSAQLADGNHDLDVNVYDGAGNMSSHSVTFTIETEKPEYPFGVSPADFSQVGSKDVPIEAKVTDPSGDLMDITFYQGKKYDFASGDGIEGFSHIADREPPLTIQSVGENGMSETDFAKIAHEDGQYLVNDSTEGFPYHRFEVTVEEELTTGDKVVLYWKGKTFPKRKVTLYAWDHTADKWVALKAVTGDSSETDIVLSAEVDKEKFIKAGKIQAMVQDEVKTANDPFTILWATDTQYYAESYPHIWDGLGDWIRDEYKNGNFEYMIHSGDLVNVADSDAQWMVADRNLQKLDDIDVPYGVLAGNHDSIIDGIDYSYYHKWVGEHRYKNNPWYGGSMDNNRNHYDLMSFGGHDFIILYLGFGLEDTPESIEWANEALQKHSDRNAILVMHAYLEYGATLSKMSQNVYDQIIVPNENVKMVMGGHYHGVATRVSEIPNEDGSTRKVLEMLADYQEGPNGGDGYVRYLTFNPVNETVDVVTYSPILDDYNFFDEEGVDTFTSEYQLNDMNKRVATDYFSVNIYSNQLIGKNEDVVSGEIARTEWKDLEPYETYYWYMNITDKYGGTRTSNIYRFITTKGTKPTIAEPGNTGNAPGDNTEEKQPAQGNQEEAEPVQGNPKEDKAGQRKTVQEKSEQEILLQEKPEIAKANGATMNTTNNEFLPQTATNMFNWIAAGCLFMLVGSGLVFVRRVKRKNA; from the coding sequence GTGAAAAAGATAATTTCTGTTATTCTATGTTTGCTTGTTTTATTAAATCCATTCATACATACTGCTAATGCAACTAGTGAAACGAATGATGTAACTACAGAGGAAGAGGATATACCAGTCATTTTTACAGAAGTTTATCCGAACGACAAATCAAATAGTCATATAGCTGGTGCGGGAAATAACGATTTATTTGAATTCGTAGAAATTTTTAATACGACTGATGATGATATTAATTTTAATAGTCTTTATAAAGTCAGATATGATTATCTGACAAACAGTAAGGATTTAGCGGTAACAGCTGTGGACGATAAAACAAATATAAAAGCGATTATTCCGAGAAATAGCTCAGCTGTTTTATGGATCGAGCGTACTAGTACAAAGATTACGGGTACGGCCGCAAAGGTAACGGAAGAAGATTTTAGGGAGTATCATCAAATTCGAGCGGAAGTGCCTGTCTTTAAGTTACGTGGTCAAGATGGATTAGCTAATACAAATAGGGGATTTTATATAACTCAAAAAGAAAATAAAGATAACATCATCAGCCATGTTCATTGGACAAGTGAGGAGGTTGGTGATGGCTTAAGCTATCATACAAAAATTCCACACAGTGGTACTACGATGGATAGCTTTGAAAATAAAGGTGAACCAACTCCTGGTGTGGTTAAAGGTGAGCAACTTGAATTTTCATCAAATACAGAGCCGATCATTATACACAGTCCAGTTAACTCGATTCAAACTGGGACCGATCTCACAATCAACTTTATAGTAGATGATGCTGATCACAACTCGTTGGAAGTTAATTTATATTATCGTATGAATCCATACAGCGAATTTAGGGAAGTAACAATTGAACCAAAGCAATCTTCTGAGTATTCATATACAATCCCTGCTGATTCAATTCCTTCTGATGTTATTCACTACTATATAGAAGCTAGTGATGGAATAACACAGGTTAAATCAGACACTTTTGAAATTGGTGTAGTTGACCATGAAAAAGGCAATACAGCTCCACCCATTTTAATAACAGAAATGACTCCAAATCCAGCAGGGGACTTTCGTAAGGGTGCTGGGAATCAATACGAATTTGTGGAAATATATAATAACTCAGATGAAGTCTTGAATTTGAAAGGATATACACTTTTCTATTTATATCCTAATAACTCTGCCGCTCCAAAAAAGTGGACGATTTCCGAAGAGACGGCGATTGAGCCATATAAAACTGGGATCATTTGGTTTGCGAAGGAAGCTGTTCGTGATGGTTTCACTAAAGTGGAGGATTTCAATATTCACTACAATTCTAGCGTGAGTAATAATCACATTGTTTCTTACGATAATAAAAATTCCGTGGACTTTAATTTACCTAACACTACAAAACGTGGTTTTGCTATTTCAAGCTCAGATAGCTTAGACGATATGATTGTTGAAGCATGGTATGATGCATCAGGAATAGATAGCCAAGATCGTATGTTAGATGATGTTAAAAATAGTGCCGTTCTCTTTCGTTTTCCTGAGTCAGGTAAATCAATGGAACGTACCGCCACAAGACCTTACTCTACCCCAGGAAGCATCGATAAAGGACAGGTTCCAGAGGTGACAGGTCAGGATTTGGTTGCCCCACTCATTGATCATAGTCAACCATTTTATCAAATGCAAAGTGGGACAAATAAAAAGATTACAATTACAAGTAATGAAAAATTGACGAAGGCAACACTCGTTTTTGGTAGAGGTGAAAATCCACTAACAGACTTTATCAATCATGTTGATATGACATTAAAGGAGCATGCAGAAGGCAGATATATTTATGAAGCAAACTTAAAAATTACTGACGTAGGTGTATACCGTTATATGGTTCATACCGAAGATGCGAGTGGGAATATAACGAAGGTTCCTTATAATTCCCGTGGTAATCAAATCACTGTTATTGAGGAAGCGCTAGAAATTGAAATTCCTAATGTTGGGTTATCTTTAACTGATGGAGATATGATAAGTGGAAAGGTAAAATTATATGCTTATGGTGAAAAAGCATCTGACGACATGATGATTACATTAAACGGGAAAGAGCTTGAGACGAAGCAAGCACTCCCAGGTAAGGTTCAATTCGGATTCCAAGGAAGAGGAATTGACTATATTTATCAAGTATCGGCAAGTGCAAAAACACCGGCTGCAAAGAGAGAATATTTCACCAGAATATTACCAAGTTATGTTGATGGAGCGTGGTACACCTATGATATGTCTCCCGATTATTTCATTTCAGATAGCATTGTTTCGATTCATTCAGGTGGGGAAAATGTTGCTTATGACCTTGATGTCCATGATGAACAGTTTAATAAAACGAATTTTGATGATTTTGAGGTCATTAATATTCATCTTGTTTTACCTGATGGAACAACGATTAAACCTGAAACCGTTCGAAATTACTTAGGTAATTTACAGCAAATCGTGGTACCTTACCATGAAAATGTGTTTCACATTTTAGGTGATGGTGGTGCTCCAGCACATACAAACTTTACTAGACCAATGAAGAGAGAGTTTTATTTTAATATACCTGACGAAAAATTCACGGCTGCTTATTCAGAAATTGATACAACAGAATGGGCAGATGGTAAATATCAACTAAAGCTTGATTGGAATAGTGCCCAAGCTGATGTGGCGGAAATTACCATAGATAACACCAAACCAGTCATTAAAGGTATTGCTTATCATAATGGCAAATTAATAAATGAAGGGATGCAATTAAAAGGTAATTTAGCCTTTACGCTCGAAGCAGAGGATAACCTAACAGGAATCTCCAAGATTGAGGCAACATTAAATGGAGAATCAATATCTTTTCCGTATAAAACATCATCTGCCCAACTTGCTGATGGAAATCATGATTTAGATGTGAATGTATATGATGGCGCAGGGAATATGTCTTCACATTCTGTCACATTTACCATTGAAACAGAAAAACCTGAATACCCATTTGGAGTTTCACCTGCTGACTTCAGTCAAGTAGGTTCCAAGGATGTACCAATAGAAGCAAAGGTTACAGATCCAAGTGGAGATTTGATGGATATCACTTTTTACCAAGGAAAAAAGTATGATTTTGCTAGCGGGGATGGAATCGAAGGATTTTCACATATTGCAGACCGAGAGCCTCCATTAACGATACAATCTGTTGGAGAAAATGGTATGAGTGAAACTGATTTTGCGAAGATTGCTCATGAAGACGGTCAGTACTTAGTGAATGATTCAACCGAGGGATTTCCTTATCATAGATTTGAAGTAACAGTTGAAGAGGAATTAACAACAGGAGATAAGGTAGTGCTGTACTGGAAAGGGAAAACATTTCCAAAGCGTAAGGTTACACTATATGCATGGGATCATACCGCAGATAAGTGGGTAGCGTTAAAAGCTGTGACAGGTGATTCATCTGAAACTGATATTGTACTTAGTGCAGAAGTGGATAAGGAAAAATTCATTAAAGCTGGCAAAATTCAAGCGATGGTTCAGGATGAAGTGAAAACTGCAAATGATCCATTTACAATCCTATGGGCAACGGATACCCAATATTATGCCGAAAGTTATCCTCATATTTGGGATGGTTTAGGCGATTGGATTAGAGATGAATATAAAAACGGAAACTTCGAGTATATGATTCATTCAGGGGATCTCGTCAATGTTGCGGACAGTGATGCACAATGGATGGTCGCCGACCGTAACTTACAAAAATTAGATGATATCGATGTTCCATACGGTGTACTTGCTGGAAATCATGATAGCATCATTGATGGAATTGATTACTCATATTACCATAAGTGGGTTGGGGAACATCGATATAAAAATAACCCTTGGTATGGTGGATCTATGGATAATAACCGTAACCACTATGATCTAATGTCATTTGGTGGTCATGATTTCATTATTCTTTACCTTGGATTCGGTTTGGAGGATACTCCTGAATCAATTGAATGGGCAAATGAAGCATTACAAAAGCATTCTGATCGAAATGCCATTTTAGTCATGCATGCATACTTAGAGTATGGCGCTACATTATCTAAAATGTCGCAAAATGTTTACGATCAAATTATAGTACCAAATGAGAATGTAAAAATGGTGATGGGTGGACATTATCATGGTGTGGCAACACGCGTTTCCGAGATTCCAAATGAGGATGGATCAACAAGAAAAGTTCTTGAAATGCTTGCTGATTACCAGGAGGGACCGAATGGTGGGGATGGATATGTTCGTTACCTTACATTTAATCCTGTAAATGAAACGGTAGACGTTGTCACATATTCTCCCATTCTAGATGACTACAACTTCTTTGATGAAGAAGGTGTTGATACGTTCACATCAGAATACCAATTAAATGATATGAACAAACGTGTTGCGACCGATTATTTCAGTGTAAATATATATTCAAATCAATTAATAGGAAAAAATGAAGATGTAGTGTCTGGTGAAATCGCAAGAACTGAATGGAAAGACTTAGAACCTTATGAAACCTACTATTGGTATATGAACATTACTGACAAATATGGTGGAACTAGAACATCTAATATTTACCGATTTATCACTACTAAGGGTACCAAGCCAACAATAGCGGAACCGGGAAATACAGGTAATGCACCAGGCGATAACACTGAGGAAAAACAGCCAGCACAGGGTAACCAGGAGGAAGCTGAGCCTGTTCAAGGTAACCCTAAGGAAGATAAGGCTGGACAAAGAAAAACTGTTCAAGAAAAGTCTGAACAAGAAATACTCTTACAGGAAAAGCCTGAAATAGCCAAAGCAAACGGTGCTACCATGAATACAACGAACAACGAATTTTTGCCACAAACTGCAACAAATATGTTCAACTGGATAGCTGCTGGTTGTTTATTCATGCTTGTAGGGAGTGGATTGGTCTTTGTAAGGCGTGTTAAAAGAAAGAATGCCTAA
- a CDS encoding ATP-dependent DNA helicase, whose translation MQPEIKLSVRALVEYVFRSGSIDNQFRTVTTLTEGTKAHKAIQSTYKETDQKEVFLKTVIEYEKMMFVIEGRCDGLLFSRDEVIIDEIKSTSRDLRGIDEDTYPVHWAQAKVYAYIYAKDYERQEMNVQLTYLQVVNNEQKQFQKRFTFPELEQFVYSLLKHYSSYASLMHDHRVRRDKSIKELQFPFETYREGQRKLAGAVYKTISEEKTIFANAPTGIGKTISTIFPTVKAMGEGKLERLFYLTAKTITRQTAEEAFSLMKNKGLCMSTVTITAKDKVCFKEETRCQKEYCEFANGYYDRINEAFLDLFSHETFINRATIDEYARKHTLCPFEFSLDLAFIADAIICDYNYIFDPKVSLKRFYDEHKKSTAVLIDEAHNLVDRAREMFSAELQKSNFLTLKREYKGTHLYDSVNRMNKYFIELKKKCTEEGHLVLKGVEEELVELIEEFVQSAETELLQSTNSEAQVLLLDTYFAATAFVKIAKIYDERYVSYVEVEKNEVQFKMFCLDPSHLLQQISKKFRTTVYFSATLLPLQYFMDMLGGRQEDYTISISSPFAKEQTDVYIQPLSTRFRDREHTKKQIINMLSKMVMQRPGNYLVFFPSYQYMKSVYEDFSINHPDIPTIIQNHSMTEDEREQFLKEFKEESTESLLGFAVLGGIFSEGVDLKGDRLNGVIVVSVGLPQLCLERNIMKEYFQATGKNGYDYAYTFPGMNKVLQAGGRLIRSEKDTGVIVLVDDRFLSQKYQGLLPSEWREFELL comes from the coding sequence ATGCAGCCCGAAATAAAGCTGTCCGTCCGCGCATTAGTTGAATATGTTTTTCGTAGTGGAAGTATTGATAATCAATTTCGAACGGTAACCACTCTAACTGAAGGGACAAAAGCTCATAAGGCGATACAAAGTACGTATAAAGAAACCGATCAAAAGGAAGTGTTCCTTAAGACGGTTATTGAATATGAAAAGATGATGTTTGTAATTGAAGGTCGGTGTGATGGATTGCTTTTTAGTCGGGACGAGGTAATAATCGACGAGATTAAGTCAACCTCAAGGGATTTGAGAGGGATTGATGAGGATACCTACCCTGTCCACTGGGCTCAAGCGAAAGTCTATGCCTATATTTATGCCAAAGATTATGAGCGCCAAGAAATGAATGTTCAATTAACATACCTACAAGTGGTAAACAATGAACAAAAGCAATTTCAAAAACGTTTTACATTTCCTGAACTCGAACAGTTTGTATACAGTCTTCTCAAGCATTATTCATCTTATGCCTCTTTAATGCATGATCATCGAGTCCGGAGAGATAAGAGTATTAAAGAACTGCAATTTCCTTTTGAAACGTATCGAGAAGGTCAACGTAAGCTTGCTGGTGCTGTCTATAAAACCATCTCAGAGGAGAAAACGATCTTTGCAAATGCGCCAACAGGCATTGGAAAAACCATCTCAACCATTTTTCCAACAGTAAAGGCGATGGGAGAAGGAAAGCTTGAACGTTTGTTTTATTTAACAGCTAAAACGATCACAAGACAAACTGCTGAAGAAGCTTTTTCTTTAATGAAAAATAAAGGCTTATGTATGAGCACTGTTACAATTACCGCAAAGGATAAAGTCTGTTTTAAAGAAGAAACTCGTTGTCAGAAGGAGTATTGTGAATTTGCAAATGGATATTATGATCGAATTAATGAAGCATTTTTAGACCTTTTCTCTCATGAGACTTTTATTAATCGAGCAACCATTGATGAGTATGCGAGAAAGCATACACTTTGTCCTTTCGAATTTTCACTTGACTTAGCATTTATAGCAGATGCGATTATTTGTGATTATAATTATATCTTTGACCCAAAAGTATCACTTAAGCGCTTTTATGATGAGCATAAAAAATCTACTGCCGTTTTAATCGATGAAGCCCATAATCTCGTGGATCGAGCTCGGGAGATGTTTTCAGCTGAACTGCAAAAGTCTAATTTTCTTACATTAAAACGTGAATACAAAGGGACTCATTTATATGACTCCGTGAACAGGATGAATAAATATTTTATCGAACTAAAGAAAAAGTGTACTGAAGAAGGGCACCTTGTGTTGAAGGGGGTAGAAGAGGAGTTGGTAGAATTGATTGAAGAATTCGTCCAAAGCGCTGAGACCGAATTACTGCAATCTACTAATTCAGAGGCCCAAGTTTTACTATTAGACACTTACTTTGCGGCAACAGCATTTGTTAAAATAGCGAAGATTTATGATGAACGGTATGTGAGTTATGTAGAAGTCGAGAAAAACGAGGTTCAATTCAAAATGTTTTGTTTAGACCCTTCTCATCTTTTGCAGCAAATCAGTAAAAAGTTTCGAACCACGGTCTACTTTTCTGCCACACTATTACCACTTCAGTATTTTATGGACATGCTTGGTGGAAGACAAGAGGACTATACGATTTCAATTTCTTCACCGTTTGCGAAAGAACAAACAGACGTATACATTCAACCATTGTCAACACGTTTTCGTGACAGAGAACATACGAAAAAACAGATCATTAACATGCTTTCTAAGATGGTCATGCAACGTCCGGGAAACTATCTCGTTTTCTTTCCTTCCTATCAATATATGAAAAGTGTTTATGAAGACTTTTCGATAAATCATCCAGACATACCTACGATTATTCAGAATCACAGTATGACAGAGGATGAGCGGGAGCAATTTTTAAAAGAGTTTAAAGAAGAAAGTACCGAATCACTGCTTGGATTTGCAGTGTTAGGTGGGATTTTCTCTGAAGGTGTTGATTTAAAAGGGGACAGGCTGAATGGTGTGATTGTGGTCTCAGTCGGATTACCACAGCTTTGCCTAGAACGAAATATTATGAAAGAGTATTTTCAAGCAACAGGAAAAAATGGATATGATTACGCGTATACCTTTCCAGGAATGAACAAGGTGCTGCAAGCGGGAGGGAGATTGATCAGATCCGAGAAGGATACGGGAGTGATTGTACTCGTCGATGATCGGTTTCTCTCGCAGAAATACCAAGGGCTTTTGCCGAGTGAGTGGAGAGAGTTTGAACTGCTCTAA
- a CDS encoding MFS transporter encodes MDDVLKLKKATYHLYTFTISKLVSTFGSQVYAFAISFYILQLTGSATSFATNLICNILPRTLTAPFAGYLVDRYSRKMIIIVSQIATTVAIGGLLVVSLTSGLSLVSIYITTCILSLTSMFSGVTFTSSITSLVDKERIQKAMSLNQMSISFAAIGSPAVGGLLYGAVSMPTFLIIYMIASAIAVLLESTMNFKLFAKHKEVEIGKSKESMLQSMKAGVGYVKLQPVLMSLIWISLLVNFLFGAFEVGYSYILIEKLNMEAQHFGYTQGAFAIGMLLMSIYFSIRKEVQFPFLVSKRGVIALGVVMAGIAIPLFFTMSYVSLLVFYLIIMFTFGSAIIIVNTPIQVMMQQKIDDDYKGRVFSLIETCAMALMPLGMVIYGFLYDLFAPQWILILSAGLLVGVVLLLARPSVIRKVHPEIEKHRDGSCASAEA; translated from the coding sequence ATGGATGATGTGTTAAAGTTGAAAAAAGCAACTTATCATTTGTACACTTTTACAATTAGTAAACTCGTTTCCACGTTTGGTTCTCAAGTATATGCTTTTGCCATTAGCTTTTATATTCTACAATTGACGGGATCTGCCACTAGTTTTGCTACCAACTTAATCTGCAATATTTTACCTAGAACGCTAACAGCACCCTTTGCTGGATATTTAGTAGATCGATATTCTCGTAAAATGATTATTATCGTTTCTCAAATTGCTACAACGGTGGCGATTGGAGGACTGCTTGTTGTTTCATTAACCTCTGGTTTATCGTTGGTATCCATCTATATTACAACCTGTATTTTATCCCTCACATCAATGTTTTCGGGAGTGACTTTCACGTCTTCGATCACAAGTCTTGTTGATAAAGAGCGCATTCAAAAGGCAATGTCACTTAATCAAATGTCAATCTCATTTGCAGCCATTGGAAGTCCAGCGGTAGGAGGATTACTGTATGGAGCAGTGTCGATGCCAACGTTTTTAATCATCTATATGATTGCCTCAGCCATTGCCGTGCTACTTGAATCGACCATGAACTTTAAGCTTTTTGCGAAACATAAGGAAGTTGAAATTGGAAAGTCGAAAGAGTCAATGCTACAGAGTATGAAGGCTGGAGTGGGGTATGTAAAATTGCAGCCGGTTTTAATGAGCTTAATTTGGATCTCGTTACTTGTTAACTTTCTATTTGGAGCATTCGAAGTAGGTTACTCTTATATATTGATCGAAAAATTAAACATGGAGGCACAGCATTTTGGATACACCCAAGGAGCATTTGCAATCGGAATGCTACTTATGTCCATTTATTTTTCTATCAGAAAAGAAGTGCAATTTCCCTTTCTAGTTTCTAAACGTGGGGTTATTGCTCTAGGTGTCGTTATGGCAGGGATTGCGATCCCACTTTTCTTTACGATGTCATATGTTTCTCTATTGGTTTTTTATCTAATCATTATGTTCACATTTGGATCGGCCATTATCATTGTAAATACACCAATCCAAGTGATGATGCAGCAGAAAATTGATGATGATTATAAGGGACGTGTGTTCTCACTGATTGAAACCTGTGCAATGGCATTAATGCCTTTAGGAATGGTCATTTATGGATTTCTATATGATTTATTCGCACCACAGTGGATCCTTATTTTATCGGCAGGCCTTCTGGTTGGAGTGGTACTTCTGCTAGCGAGACCATCAGTCATACGAAAGGTACATCCGGAAATTGAGAAGCACAGGGACGGTTCTTGTGCTTCCGCTGAAGCGTAG
- a CDS encoding glycoside hydrolase family 88/105 protein, with amino-acid sequence MTNSSESKFQLTLKEKLTPIGWAEKGCETLMAKFEPEQLPPERFHYHQGVFLSGMEKCWRQTQNDKYYNYLKRWVDSHVKEDGSIPKFHSDELDDIQPGVLLFTLYEETGDERYKKALYNLVPLLKSWKTNPSGGFWHKGYCQNQMWLDGLYMAGPIAVQFGKTFGDSEYFDMMTYQAILMEQHTKDSTTGLLYHGWDETKQADWADPVTGLASEFWGRAIGWYPVALLEMFEYLPEDHHDKETLTKILQNLLISLIKYQDSESGLWYQVIDKGHCPDNWLENSCSSLFVQAIAKAVRLGYLDAKYLQYAWKGYQGVIDTLEFDENGNLLIGNICIGTGIGDYAHYIARPTSTNDLHGAGAFILMCVEMSLAEQGDGSRASS; translated from the coding sequence ATGACAAATTCTTCGGAATCTAAATTTCAACTCACATTAAAAGAGAAGTTAACTCCGATCGGGTGGGCTGAGAAGGGCTGTGAAACTTTAATGGCGAAGTTCGAGCCGGAGCAACTTCCCCCAGAGCGGTTTCATTATCATCAGGGTGTTTTTTTATCAGGAATGGAAAAATGCTGGAGACAAACACAAAATGATAAATACTATAATTATCTGAAGCGCTGGGTCGATAGTCATGTGAAGGAGGATGGCAGCATCCCGAAGTTTCATTCTGATGAACTGGATGACATACAGCCTGGTGTGCTACTGTTTACACTTTATGAAGAAACTGGTGATGAACGATATAAGAAGGCATTATATAACCTTGTTCCCCTGCTAAAATCATGGAAAACCAATCCATCTGGTGGCTTTTGGCACAAAGGATATTGCCAGAACCAAATGTGGCTAGACGGTTTATATATGGCTGGACCTATCGCCGTCCAGTTTGGTAAGACCTTCGGTGATAGCGAATATTTTGACATGATGACATATCAAGCCATTTTAATGGAGCAGCATACGAAGGATTCAACCACTGGGTTGTTATACCATGGATGGGACGAAACAAAGCAAGCTGACTGGGCAGATCCTGTTACTGGATTAGCTTCTGAGTTCTGGGGGCGCGCAATTGGTTGGTACCCAGTGGCACTTCTTGAAATGTTTGAGTACCTTCCTGAAGATCATCATGATAAAGAGACGCTAACAAAGATTCTTCAAAATCTACTAATCTCGTTAATTAAATATCAAGATTCCGAAAGTGGCTTATGGTATCAGGTGATTGATAAAGGCCATTGCCCTGACAACTGGCTCGAAAACTCTTGCTCGTCTTTATTTGTTCAAGCCATTGCCAAAGCCGTTAGATTAGGATACCTAGACGCTAAGTATCTACAATATGCTTGGAAAGGATATCAAGGTGTGATCGATACGCTGGAATTCGATGAAAACGGAAACCTACTTATCGGGAATATTTGCATCGGCACTGGGATTGGTGACTACGCACACTACATAGCTCGACCTACAAGCACCAATGACCTTCACGGAGCAGGCGCCTTCATCCTCATGTGTGTAGAAATGAGTCTAGCGGAGCAGGGGGACGGTTCTCGTGCTTCCTCCTAA